The following proteins come from a genomic window of Synechococcus sp. BIOS-E4-1:
- a CDS encoding ABC-2 family transporter protein: MRVFGLNRRIVRALLGSQYAHMLEYRAEIALWALSGVLPFIMLSLWSGSDARSQLGLDGVALDRYFLSAFLVRQFSVVWMVYAFEEDALLGRLSPYLLQPLHPLWRYVASHLGEQLTRLPFAAGIAGVFFLIQPQAFWIPSLAGFLLAWLATWMAFAITFLLQSLIASLCFWSEKATALERLLFLPFLFFSGLLAPLTAFPPAVQEWVRWTPFPYLIDFPARVLSGDPVNLAAGFAAQLAWVALLLPLVLVLWRAGVRRYSAMGA, encoded by the coding sequence ATGCGCGTTTTTGGGCTCAACCGCCGCATCGTGCGTGCTCTGTTGGGCAGTCAGTACGCCCACATGCTCGAGTACCGCGCTGAGATCGCACTCTGGGCGCTGTCGGGAGTGTTGCCATTCATCATGCTCAGCCTCTGGAGCGGCAGTGATGCCCGTTCCCAGCTGGGTTTGGACGGGGTGGCTCTCGATCGCTACTTCCTCAGCGCCTTTCTGGTACGTCAGTTTTCGGTGGTCTGGATGGTCTACGCCTTTGAGGAGGATGCGCTGCTGGGCAGGCTCTCGCCCTATCTGCTGCAACCGTTGCATCCTCTCTGGCGCTATGTGGCCTCGCATCTCGGCGAGCAGCTCACGCGGCTGCCCTTTGCCGCCGGCATCGCCGGAGTGTTTTTTCTGATTCAGCCGCAGGCCTTCTGGATTCCATCCCTGGCTGGCTTTCTGCTGGCCTGGCTCGCCACCTGGATGGCCTTTGCTATCACCTTTCTGCTGCAGAGCCTGATCGCTTCGCTGTGTTTCTGGAGCGAGAAGGCCACGGCGCTGGAACGGTTGCTGTTTCTTCCCTTCCTGTTTTTCTCTGGACTGCTCGCTCCGTTGACGGCCTTTCCGCCCGCTGTGCAGGAGTGGGTGCGCTGGACTCCCTTCCCCTATCTGATTGATTTTCCGGCCCGGGTCCTGTCCGGTGATCCCGTGAATCTGGCAGCAGGTTTCGCCGCACAGCTGGCCTGGGTGGCGTTGCTCCTGCCGTTGGTGCTCGTGCTCTGGCGAGCCGGTGTGCGGCGCTACAGCGCCATGGGGGCCTGA
- a CDS encoding extracellular solute-binding protein translates to MRARLAASVLLSTLALSGCSRLGNELPVMLYLAMVIDQDSKIDTATQTDFRQRIQLIISDFRKIKPNVEVQVALYKRANLKQELQRRNASDLGPDLVVTDAPQANQLLSEGLTDELPVKSFNRYQTDQGLWERVKLDDGRITAQPMVIYPQIACFNREIVQNPPTTLQELLQQGASGTRVGLAVNFSELLWTAGSLGAIQSLAKANDDQTLTPQNTEAMVEWLAWLQRASAQQNITFFQDQGQLENLLNDGELDWVSCNSNSLLRLRKLMGDNLGVSPLPSGPAGTASPMNALRVLALGANSSPRQRNMAVSLAQFITNPMVQRNLSLRSLAFLPVNPAVAVPVRSSRTLATLVQSREDSMLHESALAGLAHHRSIDRDGSQVLVKLVFGASNPRSSQKSLVKALEGGA, encoded by the coding sequence GTGCGTGCTCGGCTGGCAGCCAGCGTCTTGCTCTCCACCCTGGCGCTCAGCGGTTGCAGCCGCCTCGGCAATGAGCTTCCGGTGATGCTTTACCTGGCGATGGTGATCGACCAGGACAGCAAGATCGATACCGCCACACAGACCGACTTCCGCCAGCGGATTCAGCTCATCATCAGCGATTTCCGCAAGATCAAACCCAACGTGGAAGTGCAGGTCGCGCTGTACAAGCGCGCCAATCTCAAACAGGAACTCCAGCGCCGCAATGCCTCTGATCTGGGGCCCGATCTGGTGGTCACGGATGCCCCTCAAGCCAATCAATTGCTGAGCGAAGGACTCACCGACGAGCTTCCAGTCAAGTCATTCAATCGTTATCAAACTGATCAAGGCCTGTGGGAAAGGGTGAAGCTGGACGATGGGCGAATCACGGCCCAGCCGATGGTCATCTACCCGCAGATCGCCTGCTTCAACCGCGAAATCGTTCAGAACCCTCCCACCACACTGCAGGAATTGCTCCAACAGGGCGCATCCGGTACACGGGTGGGGTTGGCGGTGAACTTCTCGGAACTGCTTTGGACCGCAGGCAGCCTGGGGGCCATTCAAAGTCTGGCCAAGGCCAACGATGACCAGACACTGACGCCACAGAACACTGAAGCGATGGTGGAGTGGCTGGCCTGGTTACAACGGGCCAGTGCCCAGCAGAACATCACCTTTTTCCAGGACCAGGGGCAACTGGAAAACCTGCTCAACGATGGGGAACTCGACTGGGTGAGCTGCAACTCCAACAGCCTGCTGCGGCTCAGAAAACTGATGGGCGACAACCTCGGGGTTTCGCCGCTTCCCAGCGGTCCTGCTGGAACTGCAAGCCCCATGAATGCCTTGAGGGTGTTGGCGCTCGGAGCCAATTCAAGTCCAAGGCAGCGGAACATGGCCGTGAGCCTGGCCCAGTTCATTACCAACCCGATGGTGCAGCGGAATCTGTCGCTGCGATCCCTCGCATTCCTGCCAGTCAATCCCGCCGTGGCTGTGCCGGTGCGCAGTTCCCGCACGCTGGCCACCCTGGTGCAGTCCAGAGAGGATTCGATGCTGCATGAATCAGCACTGGCTGGGCTGGCTCACCACCGCAGCATCGATCGCGATGGGTCGCAAGTGCTGGTCAAACTAGTGTTCGGAGCCTCAAACCCGCGTTCCAGCCAGAAATCCCTGGTCAAAGCCCTGGAGGGGGGAGCATGA
- a CDS encoding ATP-binding cassette domain-containing protein, giving the protein MITVERLSKTYRVADKQPGLTGTLQHFLRRRQRDVSAVRDVSFAIAPGEMVGFLGANGAGKTTTLKMLCGLIYPSSGQVLVAGHQPQRRHPDFLRRITLVMGQKQQLIWDLPPMDSLRVNAAVYGIPDRVASRRIADLSDLLELGEELTRPVRKLSLGQRMKAELLAALLHEPEVLFLDEPTLGLDVNAQLRVRQFLAEYNRRTGATILLTSHYMADITALCPRVLLIHQGQLFHDGALDRLASRLAPERHVRLELKQPAPAEAFTGLGRLDSLENCEVNLRVDPASLTRVLAELLDRFEVRDLEVNDPPIDQLIGELFRQGSL; this is encoded by the coding sequence TTGATCACGGTCGAAAGGCTCAGCAAGACGTACCGCGTCGCTGACAAACAGCCTGGCCTGACGGGAACCCTGCAGCATTTTCTGCGTCGCCGGCAGCGTGACGTGTCGGCGGTGCGGGATGTGTCGTTCGCGATCGCTCCCGGCGAGATGGTGGGCTTTCTTGGGGCCAATGGCGCCGGCAAGACGACCACGCTCAAAATGCTGTGTGGCCTGATCTATCCCAGTTCCGGTCAGGTGTTGGTGGCCGGTCATCAACCCCAGCGTCGGCACCCCGATTTTCTGCGGCGCATCACGTTGGTGATGGGCCAGAAGCAACAGCTCATCTGGGACCTGCCGCCCATGGACTCGTTGCGTGTCAATGCGGCGGTCTATGGCATTCCTGATCGCGTTGCCAGCAGACGCATCGCCGACTTGTCGGATCTGCTGGAGCTGGGTGAGGAACTGACCCGTCCGGTGCGCAAGTTGTCGCTGGGTCAGCGCATGAAGGCTGAGCTGCTGGCTGCCTTGCTGCACGAACCCGAGGTGTTGTTTCTGGATGAACCGACCCTGGGGCTGGATGTGAATGCCCAGCTGCGGGTGCGCCAGTTTCTGGCTGAGTACAACCGCCGCACCGGTGCGACCATTCTGCTCACCAGTCATTACATGGCAGACATCACAGCGCTGTGCCCTCGGGTGCTGTTGATTCATCAGGGACAGTTGTTTCACGACGGTGCCCTGGATCGCCTCGCCAGTCGTCTGGCGCCGGAGCGTCATGTGCGCCTTGAACTGAAACAGCCCGCCCCTGCAGAAGCCTTCACCGGGTTAGGTCGCCTCGACAGCCTCGAGAACTGTGAGGTGAACCTGCGGGTGGACCCGGCCTCACTCACCAGGGTGCTGGCAGAGCTGCTGGACCGTTTTGAAGTGCGCGACCTGGAGGTGAATGATCCACCCATTGATCAACTGATCGGCGAACTGTTCCGCCAGGGAAGTCTCTGA
- a CDS encoding valine--tRNA ligase, which translates to MSELAKTYDPVGTEARWQQAWEDQGAFHPDPQAPGDPFSVVIPPPNVTGSLHMGHAFNTALIDTIVRYQRLAGKNVLCLPGTDHASIAVQTILEKQLKQEGKTRHELGREAFLERAWQWKSESGGRIVDQLRRLGYSVDWRRQRFTLDEGLSEAVREAFVRLHEQGLIYRGEYLVNWCPASGSAVSDLEVEMKEVDGHLWHFRYPLSSGDGHLEVATTRPETMLGDTAVAVNPSDERYAYLVGQTLTLPFVGREIPIVADDHVDKDFGTGCVKVTPAHDPNDFAIGQRHGLPQITVMRKNGTMNKHAGQFKGLDRFEARKAVVAGLEELGLLVKVEDYRHSVPHSDRGKVPVEPLLSTQWFVKTEPLAARCREALEQQDPRFIPERWEKVYRDWLTDIRDWCISRQLWWGHRIPAWFVISETDGKYTDTTPYVVARNEADALEKARAEFGSAAEIEQDEDVLDTWFSSGLWPFSTLGWPDADSADLQRWYPTSTLVTGFDIIFFWVARMTMMAGAFTAEMPFKDVYIHGLVRDEQNRKMSKSAGNGIDPLLLIERYGTDALRFALVREVAGAGQDIRLDYDRKKDTSATVEASRNFANKLWNATRFALMNLDGMTPAQLGEADPAALQLADRWILSRLARVNRETADRYSRYGLGEAAKGLYEFAWNDVCDWYLELSKRRLNPGENASAGALADQRTARQVLAKVISQMHLMLNPLMPHLTEELWHSVTAEPETTFLALQAWPAVDEVALDHDLEASFAELIAAIRVVRNLRAVAGLKSSQTVPVRFVSGRGDLVAVLQQGMADITALTKAETVQVMTPPEADAAPVTKALAGVSGELQVLLPIEGLVDLAALAARLEKDIAKAEKEIKGLAGRLANPNFADKAPAAVVAECRANLAEAEAQADLARRRLEDLS; encoded by the coding sequence GTGTCCGAACTGGCCAAGACCTATGACCCGGTGGGCACCGAGGCCCGCTGGCAGCAGGCCTGGGAGGACCAAGGTGCTTTTCATCCCGATCCCCAGGCGCCTGGGGATCCGTTCTCGGTGGTGATCCCGCCTCCGAATGTGACCGGCAGCCTGCACATGGGCCATGCCTTCAACACGGCCCTGATCGACACGATCGTGCGCTACCAGCGTCTGGCTGGAAAAAATGTGCTTTGCCTGCCTGGCACTGACCATGCCTCGATCGCTGTGCAGACGATCCTTGAGAAGCAGCTCAAGCAGGAGGGCAAGACCCGTCATGAGCTAGGTCGCGAGGCTTTTCTGGAGCGGGCCTGGCAGTGGAAGTCGGAGAGCGGCGGCCGCATCGTTGATCAGCTGCGCAGGCTTGGCTATTCGGTTGACTGGCGCCGGCAGCGTTTCACCCTTGATGAAGGGCTGAGCGAGGCCGTCAGAGAAGCCTTTGTCCGCTTGCATGAGCAGGGCCTGATCTATCGAGGCGAGTATCTGGTGAACTGGTGCCCTGCCTCCGGTTCGGCGGTGAGCGACCTGGAGGTGGAAATGAAGGAGGTGGATGGTCATCTCTGGCATTTCCGCTACCCGCTCAGCAGCGGCGACGGTCATCTGGAGGTGGCCACCACCCGGCCCGAGACGATGTTGGGCGATACAGCTGTTGCTGTGAATCCCAGCGACGAGCGCTATGCCTATCTGGTGGGCCAGACCCTCACCCTGCCCTTTGTGGGGCGAGAGATTCCGATCGTTGCCGACGATCATGTGGACAAGGACTTCGGCACCGGTTGCGTCAAGGTGACGCCCGCTCACGATCCCAACGATTTCGCCATCGGCCAGCGCCACGGTCTGCCCCAGATCACGGTGATGCGCAAGAACGGCACGATGAACAAGCATGCCGGGCAGTTCAAGGGACTGGATCGCTTTGAAGCACGCAAGGCCGTGGTGGCCGGTCTGGAGGAACTCGGTCTGCTGGTGAAGGTGGAGGACTATCGCCACAGTGTTCCTCACTCAGACCGTGGCAAGGTCCCTGTTGAGCCGTTGCTGTCCACCCAGTGGTTTGTCAAGACCGAGCCTCTGGCAGCCCGTTGTCGTGAAGCGTTGGAGCAGCAGGATCCACGCTTCATTCCCGAGCGCTGGGAGAAGGTCTATCGCGACTGGCTCACCGACATCCGTGACTGGTGCATCAGCCGTCAGTTGTGGTGGGGGCATCGCATTCCGGCCTGGTTCGTGATCAGTGAGACCGATGGCAAATACACCGACACCACGCCTTATGTGGTGGCACGCAATGAAGCTGATGCCCTGGAGAAGGCCAGAGCTGAATTTGGTTCAGCTGCGGAGATTGAGCAGGATGAGGATGTGCTCGACACCTGGTTCTCCAGCGGCCTCTGGCCGTTTTCCACCCTGGGATGGCCCGATGCTGACAGCGCTGACCTGCAGCGCTGGTATCCCACCAGCACCCTGGTGACGGGCTTCGACATCATTTTCTTCTGGGTGGCCCGGATGACGATGATGGCCGGCGCCTTCACGGCTGAGATGCCGTTCAAGGACGTCTACATCCACGGTCTGGTCCGGGATGAGCAGAACCGCAAGATGAGCAAGAGCGCCGGCAACGGCATCGATCCGCTGCTGCTGATCGAGCGGTACGGAACCGATGCACTGCGCTTTGCCCTGGTGAGGGAAGTGGCTGGTGCCGGTCAGGACATTCGCCTGGACTACGACCGCAAGAAGGACACCTCCGCCACCGTTGAGGCCTCACGCAATTTCGCCAACAAGCTCTGGAATGCCACCCGTTTTGCCTTGATGAATCTGGATGGCATGACGCCTGCTCAGTTGGGAGAAGCCGATCCTGCTGCCCTGCAGCTTGCGGATCGCTGGATCCTGTCGCGCCTGGCCAGGGTCAATCGCGAAACCGCGGATCGATACAGCCGCTACGGCCTGGGGGAAGCGGCCAAGGGGTTGTATGAGTTCGCCTGGAACGATGTTTGCGACTGGTATCTGGAGCTCAGCAAGCGCAGGCTTAATCCAGGTGAAAACGCCAGCGCTGGCGCTCTCGCGGATCAGCGCACGGCCAGGCAGGTGCTGGCCAAGGTGATCAGTCAGATGCACCTGATGCTGAATCCGCTGATGCCGCATCTCACCGAGGAGTTGTGGCACAGCGTCACCGCTGAGCCAGAGACAACCTTCCTGGCGCTTCAGGCCTGGCCGGCCGTCGATGAAGTAGCCCTTGATCACGATCTCGAAGCCTCATTCGCCGAGTTGATTGCTGCGATCCGCGTCGTACGCAATTTGCGTGCAGTGGCCGGTCTCAAGTCATCCCAGACCGTCCCGGTCCGTTTTGTGAGTGGCCGCGGCGATCTGGTCGCAGTGCTCCAGCAGGGGATGGCCGACATCACGGCGCTCACCAAAGCTGAAACGGTTCAGGTGATGACGCCGCCTGAGGCGGATGCAGCCCCGGTGACCAAGGCTCTTGCTGGCGTCAGCGGTGAGCTGCAGGTGCTGCTTCCGATCGAAGGACTGGTGGATCTCGCTGCTCTCGCTGCAAGGCTCGAGAAGGACATCGCCAAGGCCGAGAAGGAGATCAAGGGTCTGGCCGGTCGACTGGCCAATCCCAATTTCGCTGACAAGGCACCGGCCGCTGTGGTGGCGGAATGCAGGGCCAATCTGGCTGAGGCCGAGGCACAGGCTGATCTGGCGCGCAGGCGTCTGGAGGATCTCAGTTGA